One stretch of Burkholderiales bacterium DNA includes these proteins:
- a CDS encoding type II toxin-antitoxin system PemK/MazF family toxin: protein MARILRGEIRWADLNPVRGNEQAGLRPVLVLSHDVFNERSRTVIAMVLTSQPQCADYPLTLELQSTKLPKRSWVKISQVRTLVVERIGKKLGRISPEELAHIVDGLNEIVGI from the coding sequence ATGGCCCGCATACTGAGGGGCGAAATCCGTTGGGCCGATTTGAATCCTGTTCGTGGCAACGAGCAGGCAGGATTGCGGCCTGTTCTTGTGCTCAGTCACGACGTCTTCAATGAGCGTTCCCGCACAGTTATAGCCATGGTCCTGACCAGCCAGCCGCAATGCGCAGATTATCCGCTCACTTTGGAATTGCAATCGACGAAGCTGCCGAAGCGATCATGGGTAAAAATCAGCCAGGTACGCACGCTTGTAGTCGAGCGCATCGGCAAAAAACTCGGGCGCATATCGCCAGAAGAACTTGCGCATATCGTTGATGGCCTCAATGAGATCGTCGGGATTTGA
- a CDS encoding CopG family transcriptional regulator, which yields MASVKVAITIEQETLARVDGLVAKNIFPNRSRAIQTAVVEKLARLDRNRLAAECAKLDPEFERALAEEGLGQELDAWPAY from the coding sequence ATGGCCAGCGTCAAAGTCGCGATTACCATTGAACAAGAGACATTGGCCCGTGTCGATGGCCTCGTTGCAAAAAACATTTTTCCGAATCGCAGCCGTGCAATTCAGACAGCCGTGGTCGAGAAGCTCGCGCGCCTCGACCGCAATCGTCTGGCGGCGGAATGCGCAAAGCTCGATCCTGAATTCGAAAGGGCGCTGGCCGAGGAAGGATTGGGACAGGAGCTCGATGCATGGCCCGCATACTGA